The window aaaaagtcaaaacaaaataaaattttaaaagcaaaaaatgtaaatttaaaaaataagggtaaaaaacaaaaaaattcctTGTGGTATAACTATCTTACCGAAAAGCCCCTTGTGACTTCAAATCATACGTGTTGGTACCTCATGATTTGAAGTAATTTGAAACATTGACAGAAATCGTTAAAACAAATAGTTTTGAATGAAATGATAGAAATGCCTTAATAATATAAGCAAAAAATAGCCTAAAACAAAcagtttttgatttattagtTTCATTCACTAATAATATAAGCAAAAATCGTCGATTTCCATaagtttggagcaaatttgAAGAACAATCATGGTTGTTTTATTAAGGTATGAGGGGCAAAATAGGTATTTCATGTCAAAATTTGCcttaaaaaactattttttggaagAACCACACATGGTTCTAGTGCATTTACATCAAACGCGTTAAATTTAACGATTATCATTGATTTTTCACTTTACTTTAAATCATGAGATACCGATGTGTGATTTGAAATCTCAGAAGATTTTTCTGTAAGATAACTATATTATAGGGGGctttttttgttatttacccaaaaaataaattactaACTAATAATGATCCATATTTCTTTACATTGGAGTCATGGTGGAATAATAAAggatataaataaattaaatctaatcaagATCAACCACTTAGGAGGATTTTAGAGAGTAATTAATATCTTTAAAAATTTCGTGCATAGTTACAATTAAGGAAGTCaagatttttttggaaaaatatgcTTTAATTCATGGTGTCGTTTAAGTCAtattgaaaactaaaataatctCTTCATAAGTGTGAATTTTTCAAGGTGTAAATTTTACTTTTATTCCaatacaactaaaataaatagtttaggtcaagaaatttaaccttattttatttttttattgttgttatAAATTTCATAAGTTGGATAATATAAGGGTAGTATTGCAACAAaagttttatctttcttgtattttctcTAAAGGGATTAAAGTGTTACAAGAAatgtcaattcaagggaggtatgaGATTTTAAAAACCTCAGAGGAGCTGAGTGATATTATAAGAAATCTTgagagaggtttctgaaattattccttGATTTATGGAGACATCTGGGTATTTTTagaatatgaaatttttttgcAATCATTTTTGTGTCGAATACAACTCATATATGTTTATGTGTTGGTGTAATTACTGAAATGATGTCATAGACACATTTAATTCAAGTGTGGCTTTTGTTGTGCAATTAACACAAAGACATATTAACACGTTGTGCAATTAACACATTGCTATAACTAACTGTTGGAGGATATTTCTTTGTCTGAAACCACTTATGTCTGATCTTGGGTGATTTTCAACTTCTGTAGGGGCCTTTTGAAAATGGTAAAAGTGTAAAAGCATTAATAAAGTAAATTGTACAAGTTTGTGCTGCAATTAAAATACACTATTATTAGTTTTATCATATTTGATGactatttcttttcaaaatgcACTATTATTTGTTCAATAAAAATTCTCTTTAACCACAGGTATCTAACTCCCGCGCAATGCGTGGGCACTTCCCCCTAGTATATCGGATAAATTAGAGTGTTAAGTAAGGTTTTAGTCTAACTTTAGGTTTCAATGTATAGATTGGAGTGGACAATAGTAAGGTTTCAGTCTAACTCTAGGTTTCAGTGTGTAGATTCGAGTGGACAATAGTGAGATAAAGGCTATGGGTAAATTGGAGTGGACAACAATCAAAATAAGGTTGTGTAAATTGGAGTGGACAATAATGAGATAAGACTGGGTTGTTTATCTTGGATACGATTCGCAGAGACCTATTACACCAGATTACACCAAGTCTATAAGGGTTGTTTATCTTGGCACGATGAGTTGAGACCTTTTACATTGGATTACACTAATTCTATAAGGGCTATTTATCTTGAACACGATGAGTTGAAACCTTTTACACTAGATTATAAGCGTGTGAATCGTCTGAAACCTATTGCACCGGATTATACTAATTCTATAAGGGCACGAATTGTTTGAGACCTATTGTAGCTTATTACACTAATTTTGTAGAGGCGTATATCTTGAATAGAACGACCTAGTCCACACCTTAACCCATGCCAAATTTACTTTAAATGGAACAAATTCTTACATTTTTCATGCACTATGGAGGTAAGGTTAATTTTGTCCAATGTTTTGTTAAATTTGATTTGGAAAATTATTCTAGCTAATCTGATTATTTTAGCCTAGAACCAACACATGTAGCATAGGGTTTTTTGCTTaataaatttggaaaatggTTAATAAATTTgcttaataaaaacaaaagaaatgaaacaaatgaaGTGGAACCATTATCACAGATCAATTTCCGAGTTTGACAAATAAGATCATATCAATGACCGGCAAAGATcaagttaaggaaaataaatctgTTTCATGCTCTTGATCAGAAAAACTCGCATTATTTTAATCCATTTCATCCTCGTTACATTAGGAAAGCATCTCTATGGAGCTTTTATTACTACAGAGCTAAAGAAAATATCTCTCTCCTCATGTCCAAATGAAGTATGACAAATATAAGAAGTCTTTTTCATACTACATGTAGTCTTGTCATGCATGACACTTGAATTAGTCGAAAGCAATTCCATACTTAGGCTGTTGATCTGGAAAAAAGAGGCCAAAATGTCTTTCTGTCTGCGCTCCAGGCTTCTGGTTTTCATCAAACATGGCAAACAGATAAGTTTCTATACCTCTTCCGGGCCTTCTTGGGGTCCCTTTTCCACTCTTAACATGGCTAATCACGTTCCAATAGTAAGTGCCTGCATTTGCAAATGAAGCGGCAGGAGGGTTTCCATCAGATGGCCAGCCAGTTTCGGATACAACAATGTTTACACTAGAACCGCCTTCTTTTTCTAGAGCAGCATAATGAGCATCCAGAATTGCATCAAAAATGTTTTGATATCCAAACGAACCATCTTGAACAACAATACCTCTTGAGGTAAACAATGCATAATCTAGTGAAATGTCGACCGGGTCACCAATATAGCTGAAGTAGGGGTACACATTGACTAGCAACGGTGCATTATTTCGGACTAGCAGATCAATTATAGGTTTAATGAATGGTTTAGCCTCGTTCGAAAACAAACCTTGCGAGGGAGGATAAGAAACGCTTAGCAGACCTGCAGATATTGATGTTGAAACCTTGATTTGGTTCTGAAGACCTGCCGATGCTAATGCATTCTGTATCTTTTCGATGGCCGGGCCAACATATTGAGCAATGTTAGAACTCAATGGTACTTCACTTCCAACCGATATGTACCTGAACTTCACAGCTGGTGAGTACTTTTTTATGTTGTTTTGAACCCAATTTACAGCTGCTGAAGGATTGGTTGCAATGGACTGAATGTCTTCATTGGCAACATCAACTAGAAGCTCTATGTTGGTTCCTCTTAAAGCATTGAGAACTTCAGGGACAGGGGCATAAATTCGCATTCTGTGGATGCCATTTCGATTGTAAAGATTGATAACGTCTTGTTTTGAGGGTAGACTGTTGCCATTTAGCCCATAAGAGATGCCTATATATTGTGCCCCTGCACAAAAATTGACGGACAATAGTTCAATCACTTAAAGAGTTCAAATCAAAGCATTGAATTCTAGGAGATATGGATTGTGTCGCATTCACTTTCTTATTTGTTTGTGAATCAcatacttgtttttttttacgGGCCCTTTTCACTATTTCATAGCACAAAAAGTTTCGGTTAATGGGtacgtaaatttcattttccttCTAAAAACTTGAGATGTGCAATATTGCGCAATGATGTATGATACCTATCATGATTAACTAATTATAAAGCTCATCAATGACCTTTTTCTTCACGTATGAACATTGCAGAAAATGTTCAATCACGGATGGTGCAATAAAAATATTTGAGATCAATATAAAAAAGTTAAAGCAGTTGCATTACTTTgtaaaaagaaatcaaaatgcTTAAATACAATGTCATATTTTATATTGGACATGCATTTCTGCTCACTGCTTGAATCAGCTATGAAATCAAGTGGTGTTTTGCTCTTTCTAAAAAAACCTAATGGAGCTAGGAGTACATCAGAAACAGATGCAACAAATGCAAGCCAAGGGGAGGAACAAATAGAGGCAACAGACCTGATGGAACTTCATGTAGCAACACATAAAGCATCATCGGGTCACAAGATGGGAATTGGGGTTGTGTCCAAACAGAAAGATAGCAGAATCAGAGCTGAATGGGCGCTTGTGGACAGAAGCT is drawn from Coffea arabica cultivar ET-39 chromosome 1c, Coffea Arabica ET-39 HiFi, whole genome shotgun sequence and contains these coding sequences:
- the LOC113724477 gene encoding glucan endo-1,3-beta-glucosidase-like isoform X2, whose amino-acid sequence is MMLYVLLHEVPSGAQYIGISYGLNGNSLPSKQDVINLYNRNGIHRMRIYAPVPEVLNALRGTNIELLVDVANEDIQSIATNPSAAVNWVQNNIKKYSPAVKFRYISVGSEVPLSSNIAQYVGPAIEKIQNALASAGLQNQIKVSTSISAGLLSVSYPPSQGLFSNEAKPFIKPIIDLLVRNNAPLLVNVYPYFSYIGDPVDISLDYALFTSRGIVVQDGSFGYQNIFDAILDAHYAALEKEGGSSVNIVVSETGWPSDGNPPAASFANAGTYYWNVISHVKSGKGTPRRPGRGIETYLFAMFDENQKPGAQTERHFGLFFPDQQPKYGIAFD
- the LOC113724477 gene encoding glucan endo-1,3-beta-glucosidase-like isoform X1, whose amino-acid sequence is MTTVLALLALFLLIARISGAQYIGISYGLNGNSLPSKQDVINLYNRNGIHRMRIYAPVPEVLNALRGTNIELLVDVANEDIQSIATNPSAAVNWVQNNIKKYSPAVKFRYISVGSEVPLSSNIAQYVGPAIEKIQNALASAGLQNQIKVSTSISAGLLSVSYPPSQGLFSNEAKPFIKPIIDLLVRNNAPLLVNVYPYFSYIGDPVDISLDYALFTSRGIVVQDGSFGYQNIFDAILDAHYAALEKEGGSSVNIVVSETGWPSDGNPPAASFANAGTYYWNVISHVKSGKGTPRRPGRGIETYLFAMFDENQKPGAQTERHFGLFFPDQQPKYGIAFD